A stretch of the Danio rerio strain Tuebingen ecotype United States chromosome 18, GRCz12tu, whole genome shotgun sequence genome encodes the following:
- the nr2f2 gene encoding COUP transcription factor 2, translating to MAMVVWRGSQDDVAETHGTLSSQTQGGLSLPTPQPGQLGLTASQVAPPTPQTPVQGPPNNNNNTQSTPTNQTTQSQSEKQQPQHIECVVCGDKSSGKHYGQFTCEGCKSFFKRSVRRNLTYTCRANRNCPIDQHHRNQCQYCRLKKCLKVGMRREAVQRGRMPPTQPHHGQFALTNGDPLHCHSYLSGYISLLLRAEPYPTSRYGSQCMQPNNIMGIENICELAARMLFSAVEWARNIPFFPDLQITDQVALLRLTWSELFVLNAAQCSMPLHVAPLLAAAGLHASPMSADRVVAFMDHIRIFQEQVEKLKALHVDSAEYSCLKAIVLFTSDACGLSDVAHVESLQEKSQCALEEYVRSQYPNQPTRFGKLLLRLPSLRTVSSSVIEQLFFVRLVGKTPIETLIRDMLLSGSSFNWPYMSIQ from the exons ATGGCAATGGTAGTGTGGAGAGGCTCCCAGGACGATGTGGCCGAGACCCATGGCACCCTCTCATCGCAAACCCAAGGAGGACTATCCCTTCCGACCCCTCAACCAGGCCAGCTGGGTCTGACGGCCTCTCAGGTTGCCCCTCCGACCCCTCAGACACCCGTTCAAGGACCCccgaacaacaataacaacacacAGTCAACCCCGACGAACCAGACGACGCAGAGCCAGTCGGAAAAGCAGCAGCCACAGCATATAGAGTGCGTGGTTTGCGGGGACAAATCCAGCGGTAAACACTATGGCCAGTTCACTTGCGAGGGGTGCAAAAGCTTTTTCAAACGGAGCGTACGAAGGAACCTCACTTACACATGCCGTGCCAACAGGAATTGTCCCATTGACCAGCACCATCGCAATCAGTGTCAGTACTGCCGCCTCAAAAAATGCCTCAAAGTTGGCATGAGACGGGAAG CCGTGCAAAGGGGACGAATGCCACCCACACAGCCACACCATGGTCAGTTCGCCTTGACAAATGGGGACCCACTGCACTGCCATTCCTACTTATCCGGATATATCTCTCTACTACTACGAGCGGAGCCCTACCCAACTTCTCGGTATGGCAGTCAATGCATGCAGCCCAACAACATCATGGGCATCGAGAACATTTGTGAACTGGCAGCCAGGATGCTGTTTAGTGCGGTAGAGTGGGCCAGGAATATTCCCTTCTTCCCAGACCTCCAAATCACCGACCAGGTTGCCCTTTTGAGGTTGACCTGGAGTGAGTTGTTTGTGCTTAACGCTGCTCAATGCTCCATGCCTCTCCATGTGGCTCCACTTCTGGCGGCGGCTGGGCTCCATGCCTCCCCCATGTCTGCGGACAGAGTGGTCGCCTTTATGGACCACATTAGGATCTTCCAAGAACAAGTAGAAAAGCTCAAAGCTTTGCACGTTGACTCTGCTGAATACAGTTGTTTAAAGGCCATCGTTTTATTCACTTCAG ATGCGTGTGGCCTGTCagatgtggcccatgtggaaagtTTGCAAGAAAAGTCCCAGTGCGCTTTGGAGGAGTACGTTCGGAGCCAGTATCCCAACCAGCCAACTCGATTTGGGAAGTTATTACTGCGCTTGCCCTCTCTCCGTACAGTCTCGTCTTCGGTCATAGAGCAATTATTTTTCGTCCGATTGGTAGGTAAAACCCCAATTGAAACCCTCATCAGGGATATGTTGCTGTCGGGGAGCAGTTTTAACTGGCCTTATATGTCGATTCAGTAG
- the nr2f2 gene encoding COUP transcription factor 2 isoform X1, translating into MAMVVWRGSQDDVAETHGTLSSQTQGGLSLPTPQPGQLGLTASQVAPPTPQTPVQGPPNNNNNTQSTPTNQTTQSQSEKQQPQHIECVVCGDKSSGKHYGQFTCEGCKSFFKRSVRRNLTYTCRANRNCPIDQHHRNQCQYCRLKKCLKVGMRREVSLFTAAVQRGRMPPTQPHHGQFALTNGDPLHCHSYLSGYISLLLRAEPYPTSRYGSQCMQPNNIMGIENICELAARMLFSAVEWARNIPFFPDLQITDQVALLRLTWSELFVLNAAQCSMPLHVAPLLAAAGLHASPMSADRVVAFMDHIRIFQEQVEKLKALHVDSAEYSCLKAIVLFTSDACGLSDVAHVESLQEKSQCALEEYVRSQYPNQPTRFGKLLLRLPSLRTVSSSVIEQLFFVRLVGKTPIETLIRDMLLSGSSFNWPYMSIQ; encoded by the exons ATGGCAATGGTAGTGTGGAGAGGCTCCCAGGACGATGTGGCCGAGACCCATGGCACCCTCTCATCGCAAACCCAAGGAGGACTATCCCTTCCGACCCCTCAACCAGGCCAGCTGGGTCTGACGGCCTCTCAGGTTGCCCCTCCGACCCCTCAGACACCCGTTCAAGGACCCccgaacaacaataacaacacacAGTCAACCCCGACGAACCAGACGACGCAGAGCCAGTCGGAAAAGCAGCAGCCACAGCATATAGAGTGCGTGGTTTGCGGGGACAAATCCAGCGGTAAACACTATGGCCAGTTCACTTGCGAGGGGTGCAAAAGCTTTTTCAAACGGAGCGTACGAAGGAACCTCACTTACACATGCCGTGCCAACAGGAATTGTCCCATTGACCAGCACCATCGCAATCAGTGTCAGTACTGCCGCCTCAAAAAATGCCTCAAAGTTGGCATGAGACGGGAAG TTTCTCTTTTTACTGCAGCCGTGCAAAGGGGACGAATGCCACCCACACAGCCACACCATGGTCAGTTCGCCTTGACAAATGGGGACCCACTGCACTGCCATTCCTACTTATCCGGATATATCTCTCTACTACTACGAGCGGAGCCCTACCCAACTTCTCGGTATGGCAGTCAATGCATGCAGCCCAACAACATCATGGGCATCGAGAACATTTGTGAACTGGCAGCCAGGATGCTGTTTAGTGCGGTAGAGTGGGCCAGGAATATTCCCTTCTTCCCAGACCTCCAAATCACCGACCAGGTTGCCCTTTTGAGGTTGACCTGGAGTGAGTTGTTTGTGCTTAACGCTGCTCAATGCTCCATGCCTCTCCATGTGGCTCCACTTCTGGCGGCGGCTGGGCTCCATGCCTCCCCCATGTCTGCGGACAGAGTGGTCGCCTTTATGGACCACATTAGGATCTTCCAAGAACAAGTAGAAAAGCTCAAAGCTTTGCACGTTGACTCTGCTGAATACAGTTGTTTAAAGGCCATCGTTTTATTCACTTCAG ATGCGTGTGGCCTGTCagatgtggcccatgtggaaagtTTGCAAGAAAAGTCCCAGTGCGCTTTGGAGGAGTACGTTCGGAGCCAGTATCCCAACCAGCCAACTCGATTTGGGAAGTTATTACTGCGCTTGCCCTCTCTCCGTACAGTCTCGTCTTCGGTCATAGAGCAATTATTTTTCGTCCGATTGGTAGGTAAAACCCCAATTGAAACCCTCATCAGGGATATGTTGCTGTCGGGGAGCAGTTTTAACTGGCCTTATATGTCGATTCAGTAG
- the nr2f2 gene encoding COUP transcription factor 2 isoform X3 yields the protein MPPTQPHHGQFALTNGDPLHCHSYLSGYISLLLRAEPYPTSRYGSQCMQPNNIMGIENICELAARMLFSAVEWARNIPFFPDLQITDQVALLRLTWSELFVLNAAQCSMPLHVAPLLAAAGLHASPMSADRVVAFMDHIRIFQEQVEKLKALHVDSAEYSCLKAIVLFTSDACGLSDVAHVESLQEKSQCALEEYVRSQYPNQPTRFGKLLLRLPSLRTVSSSVIEQLFFVRLVGKTPIETLIRDMLLSGSSFNWPYMSIQ from the exons ATGCCACCCACACAGCCACACCATGGTCAGTTCGCCTTGACAAATGGGGACCCACTGCACTGCCATTCCTACTTATCCGGATATATCTCTCTACTACTACGAGCGGAGCCCTACCCAACTTCTCGGTATGGCAGTCAATGCATGCAGCCCAACAACATCATGGGCATCGAGAACATTTGTGAACTGGCAGCCAGGATGCTGTTTAGTGCGGTAGAGTGGGCCAGGAATATTCCCTTCTTCCCAGACCTCCAAATCACCGACCAGGTTGCCCTTTTGAGGTTGACCTGGAGTGAGTTGTTTGTGCTTAACGCTGCTCAATGCTCCATGCCTCTCCATGTGGCTCCACTTCTGGCGGCGGCTGGGCTCCATGCCTCCCCCATGTCTGCGGACAGAGTGGTCGCCTTTATGGACCACATTAGGATCTTCCAAGAACAAGTAGAAAAGCTCAAAGCTTTGCACGTTGACTCTGCTGAATACAGTTGTTTAAAGGCCATCGTTTTATTCACTTCAG ATGCGTGTGGCCTGTCagatgtggcccatgtggaaagtTTGCAAGAAAAGTCCCAGTGCGCTTTGGAGGAGTACGTTCGGAGCCAGTATCCCAACCAGCCAACTCGATTTGGGAAGTTATTACTGCGCTTGCCCTCTCTCCGTACAGTCTCGTCTTCGGTCATAGAGCAATTATTTTTCGTCCGATTGGTAGGTAAAACCCCAATTGAAACCCTCATCAGGGATATGTTGCTGTCGGGGAGCAGTTTTAACTGGCCTTATATGTCGATTCAGTAG
- the nr2f2 gene encoding COUP transcription factor 2 isoform X2 — MHHGEDESTSYAFAVQRGRMPPTQPHHGQFALTNGDPLHCHSYLSGYISLLLRAEPYPTSRYGSQCMQPNNIMGIENICELAARMLFSAVEWARNIPFFPDLQITDQVALLRLTWSELFVLNAAQCSMPLHVAPLLAAAGLHASPMSADRVVAFMDHIRIFQEQVEKLKALHVDSAEYSCLKAIVLFTSDACGLSDVAHVESLQEKSQCALEEYVRSQYPNQPTRFGKLLLRLPSLRTVSSSVIEQLFFVRLVGKTPIETLIRDMLLSGSSFNWPYMSIQ; from the exons ATGCATCACGGGGAAGACGAATCAACATCATATGCATTTG CCGTGCAAAGGGGACGAATGCCACCCACACAGCCACACCATGGTCAGTTCGCCTTGACAAATGGGGACCCACTGCACTGCCATTCCTACTTATCCGGATATATCTCTCTACTACTACGAGCGGAGCCCTACCCAACTTCTCGGTATGGCAGTCAATGCATGCAGCCCAACAACATCATGGGCATCGAGAACATTTGTGAACTGGCAGCCAGGATGCTGTTTAGTGCGGTAGAGTGGGCCAGGAATATTCCCTTCTTCCCAGACCTCCAAATCACCGACCAGGTTGCCCTTTTGAGGTTGACCTGGAGTGAGTTGTTTGTGCTTAACGCTGCTCAATGCTCCATGCCTCTCCATGTGGCTCCACTTCTGGCGGCGGCTGGGCTCCATGCCTCCCCCATGTCTGCGGACAGAGTGGTCGCCTTTATGGACCACATTAGGATCTTCCAAGAACAAGTAGAAAAGCTCAAAGCTTTGCACGTTGACTCTGCTGAATACAGTTGTTTAAAGGCCATCGTTTTATTCACTTCAG ATGCGTGTGGCCTGTCagatgtggcccatgtggaaagtTTGCAAGAAAAGTCCCAGTGCGCTTTGGAGGAGTACGTTCGGAGCCAGTATCCCAACCAGCCAACTCGATTTGGGAAGTTATTACTGCGCTTGCCCTCTCTCCGTACAGTCTCGTCTTCGGTCATAGAGCAATTATTTTTCGTCCGATTGGTAGGTAAAACCCCAATTGAAACCCTCATCAGGGATATGTTGCTGTCGGGGAGCAGTTTTAACTGGCCTTATATGTCGATTCAGTAG